CCTTGCTGCCGCGAATGGTGAGGAGGTCTTCGAAGGCATCGTGGTCGCCGGGCCGCGTTCGGGCGGCGGGCCGGACGGTTTGCAACCCGCGTTCCGTTCGCGGGCCGCCTCAGGCCTGGGCCGCGCGCCGGCTCTGGGCGCGGCGCTGGAGCCAGTTGCGGAGGAAGGCCTTCACCTCGGGGTGTTGCGACTCGCGGAAGGTGTCGGGCGGGCCGTACTCCACGACGCGGCCCTCGTGCATGAGCGCCAGGTGGTCCGCCATGCCGAAGGCGGAGGCCACGTCCGGCGTAATCACCACCGAGGTGGCGCCGAGCTGCTGCTTGCCGGTGGTGATGATTTCGTTCACCGCGGCGGTGGTGAGCGGGTCCAGGCCGGCGGTGGGGTCGTCGTAGAGGAGAATCTTCGGCTGGAGGATGGTGGCGCGCGCGAAGCCCACGCGCTTCTGCATGCCGCCGGAGAGCTCACCCGGGAAGCGCTGCGTCGCGTGCGACAGGCCCACCCGCTCCAGCGTCTTGTTCACCAGTTCGGCGATTTCCTTCTCGGGCGTGCGGGTGCGCTCGCGGAGCGGAAAGGCCACGTTGTCGAAGACGGTGAGCGAGTCGAAGAGGGCGTTGGCCTGGAAGAGGATGCCCTGC
This genomic window from Myxococcus hansupus contains:
- a CDS encoding ABC transporter ATP-binding protein yields the protein MSTTSPSPSPKLAIEVRDLHKSFGDQQALRGVNLVVPEGTTCVLLGVSGSGKTVLMKHIMGLLQPDRGSVQVEGEDIAGMNESALSEMRRKQGILFQANALFDSLTVFDNVAFPLRERTRTPEKEIAELVNKTLERVGLSHATQRFPGELSGGMQKRVGFARATILQPKILLYDDPTAGLDPLTTAAVNEIITTGKQQLGATSVVITPDVASAFGMADHLALMHEGRVVEYGPPDTFRESQHPEVKAFLRNWLQRRAQSRRAAQA